A single window of Haemorhous mexicanus isolate bHaeMex1 chromosome 28, bHaeMex1.pri, whole genome shotgun sequence DNA harbors:
- the LOC132339314 gene encoding myosin light chain kinase, smooth muscle-like isoform X1, which yields MSQAGGTAGAEEAFEHRDVVINSQDKVSDVYTQLEKLGEGKFGTVYRLQEKATGRIRAGKYFRVRTAKERQAARAEVELMNLLHHPHLVQCLEAFQEPTQLVMVMEYVAGGELFERIVDDDFEHTEPSSAQYMQQILEGLQFMHGQAIVHLDLKPENIVCVSPGSHRVKIIDFGLARRLAPDTPVKVLHGTPEFMAPEVVAFEPVSLSTDMWSVGVICYILLSGESPFQGDTDMETLSNVTAARWDFEEETFSEISQPAKDFISQLLQKEPCRRLPSAGALLHPWLQQPQPSSPKVLSKERIRQFLARRKWQKTGKALLALKRLTQLSQSLEGKASKAQDEEGLGCSLQEDQPSRALPQGGANPSELLTDQEEEEEEEYGGSTAASGQ from the exons ATGTCCCAGGCAGGAGGTACAGCAg gagctgaggaggCCTTTGAACACCGTGACGTGGTCATCAACAGCCAGGACAAGGTTTCAGACGTGTACAcacagctggagaagctggGGGA gggGAAATTCGGGACTGTGTacaggctgcaggaaaaggcCACGGGCAGGATCCGAGCTGGGAAATATTTCCGGGTGCGCACGGCCAAGGAGAGGCAGGCGGCGCGCGCCGAGGTGGAGCTGATGAACCTCCTGCACCACCCACACCTTGTGCAGTGCCTCGAGGCCTTCCAGGAGCCCACCCAGCTGGTGATGGTGATGGAGTA cgtGGCAGGTGGGGAGCTCTTTGAGCGCATTGTGGACGATGACTTCGAGCACAcggagcccagcagtgcccagtacaTGCAGCAGatcctggaggggctgcagttCATGCACGGCCAGGCCATTGTCCACCTGGACCTCAAACCCGAGAACATCGTCTGCGTCAGCCCCGGCAGCCACCGGGTCAAGATCATCGACTTTGGCTTGGCACGGAGGCTGG ctccagacaCTCCTGTGAAGGTGCTGCACGGCACCCCTGAGTTCATGGCTCCAGAAGTGGTCGCCTTCGAGCCCGTGAGCCTCTCCACAGACATGTGGAGTGTTGGTGTCATCTGCTACATCCT GCTGAGTGGGGAGTCACCCTTCCAGGGGGACACGGACATGGAGACCCTGAGCAATGTCACAGCTGCCCGGTGGGACTTTGAGGAGGAGACCTTCTCGGAGATCTCCCAGCCAGCCAAGGACTTcatcagccagctgctgcagaaggagccCTG CCGGCGGCTCCCCAGtgcaggggctctgctgcacccctggctgcagcagccccagcccagcagccccaagGTGCTGTCCAAGGAGAGGATCAGGCAGTTCCTGGCACGGAGGAAGTGGCAG AAAACAGGGAAAGCCCTGCTGGCTCTCAAGAGGCTGACCCAGCTGTCCCAGAGCCTGGAGGGGAAGGCATCAAAGGCTCAGGACGAGGAAG gcctgggctgcagcctgcaggaggaCCAGCCCTCCAGAGCTCTGCCCCAAGGAGGTGCCAACCCCTCGGAGCTGCTGACAgaccaggaggaggaggaggaggaggagtatGGTGGGAGCACTGCAGCCTCAGGGCAGTGA
- the LOC132339314 gene encoding myosin light chain kinase, smooth muscle-like isoform X2: protein MSQAGGAEEAFEHRDVVINSQDKVSDVYTQLEKLGEGKFGTVYRLQEKATGRIRAGKYFRVRTAKERQAARAEVELMNLLHHPHLVQCLEAFQEPTQLVMVMEYVAGGELFERIVDDDFEHTEPSSAQYMQQILEGLQFMHGQAIVHLDLKPENIVCVSPGSHRVKIIDFGLARRLAPDTPVKVLHGTPEFMAPEVVAFEPVSLSTDMWSVGVICYILLSGESPFQGDTDMETLSNVTAARWDFEEETFSEISQPAKDFISQLLQKEPCRRLPSAGALLHPWLQQPQPSSPKVLSKERIRQFLARRKWQKTGKALLALKRLTQLSQSLEGKASKAQDEEGLGCSLQEDQPSRALPQGGANPSELLTDQEEEEEEEYGGSTAASGQ, encoded by the exons ATGTCCCAGGCAGGAG gagctgaggaggCCTTTGAACACCGTGACGTGGTCATCAACAGCCAGGACAAGGTTTCAGACGTGTACAcacagctggagaagctggGGGA gggGAAATTCGGGACTGTGTacaggctgcaggaaaaggcCACGGGCAGGATCCGAGCTGGGAAATATTTCCGGGTGCGCACGGCCAAGGAGAGGCAGGCGGCGCGCGCCGAGGTGGAGCTGATGAACCTCCTGCACCACCCACACCTTGTGCAGTGCCTCGAGGCCTTCCAGGAGCCCACCCAGCTGGTGATGGTGATGGAGTA cgtGGCAGGTGGGGAGCTCTTTGAGCGCATTGTGGACGATGACTTCGAGCACAcggagcccagcagtgcccagtacaTGCAGCAGatcctggaggggctgcagttCATGCACGGCCAGGCCATTGTCCACCTGGACCTCAAACCCGAGAACATCGTCTGCGTCAGCCCCGGCAGCCACCGGGTCAAGATCATCGACTTTGGCTTGGCACGGAGGCTGG ctccagacaCTCCTGTGAAGGTGCTGCACGGCACCCCTGAGTTCATGGCTCCAGAAGTGGTCGCCTTCGAGCCCGTGAGCCTCTCCACAGACATGTGGAGTGTTGGTGTCATCTGCTACATCCT GCTGAGTGGGGAGTCACCCTTCCAGGGGGACACGGACATGGAGACCCTGAGCAATGTCACAGCTGCCCGGTGGGACTTTGAGGAGGAGACCTTCTCGGAGATCTCCCAGCCAGCCAAGGACTTcatcagccagctgctgcagaaggagccCTG CCGGCGGCTCCCCAGtgcaggggctctgctgcacccctggctgcagcagccccagcccagcagccccaagGTGCTGTCCAAGGAGAGGATCAGGCAGTTCCTGGCACGGAGGAAGTGGCAG AAAACAGGGAAAGCCCTGCTGGCTCTCAAGAGGCTGACCCAGCTGTCCCAGAGCCTGGAGGGGAAGGCATCAAAGGCTCAGGACGAGGAAG gcctgggctgcagcctgcaggaggaCCAGCCCTCCAGAGCTCTGCCCCAAGGAGGTGCCAACCCCTCGGAGCTGCTGACAgaccaggaggaggaggaggaggaggagtatGGTGGGAGCACTGCAGCCTCAGGGCAGTGA
- the ACBD4 gene encoding acyl-CoA-binding domain-containing protein 4 isoform X4: MEEPGCGAQFRAAVQVIQGLPRSGAYRPSYEEMLRFYSYYKQATAGRCQGPRPGFWDPIGRYKWDAWHSLGTMSKEEAMAAYVAEMKKVAQKVIDTVPMDESTEEMFRYFEPLYEVIHDMPRPPESFFRSRGGPGLAPAPEALEGSQVTSDSEGDTFSDTLEQMEPEKAGQVRGLTPKGVQAGAEPPEPHSAGQGEWGEGRRAEGSSTTDLPALGSETGGGSWDRPWPGTRSTGLVPVAPDRVPAHTALLGHLALRHPVAAAPLAGQEEVTPEHASPPPPPPLLAIPLRTEPRGNRLSSHRARPGNRHRHSGPAPATTPPPRTDGAGAAPGPSRPPGPLGHHRTCLN; the protein is encoded by the exons ATGGAGGAGCCGGGCTGCGGGGCGCAGTTCCGCGCCGCCGTGCAGGTGATCCAGGGGCTGCCGCGGAGCG GTGCGTACCGGCCCTCCTACGAGGAGATGCTGCGCTTCTACAGCTACTACAAGCAGGCGACGGCGGGGCGCTGCCAGGGCCCGCGGCCCGGTTTCTGGGACCCCATCGGCCGCTACAAATG GGAcgcctggcacagcctgggcacgATGTCCAAGGAGGAGGCGATGGCCGCGTACGTGGCGGAGATGAAGAAGGTGGCCCAGAAG GTCATTGACACCGTGCCCATGGACGAGAGCACGGAGGAGATGTTCCGCTACTTCGAGCCGCTCTACGAGGTGATCCACGACATGCCCCGGCCCCCCGAGTCCttcttcaggagcagagggg gacctgggctggctcctgcccctgAGGCACTTGAGGGGAGCCAGGTGACGAGTGACTCTGAGGGGGACACGTTCAGTGACACCCTGGAGCAGATGGAGCCTGAGAAG GCCGGGCAGGTGCGGGGGCTCACCCCAAAGGGGgtccaggctggggctgagcccccagagccccacagtgctgggcagggcgAGTGGGGCGAAGGCAGAAGAGCCGAggggagcagcaccacagacctgccagccctgggctccgAGACAG ggggaggcagctgggacagaCCCTGGCCCGGCACTCGCTCCACAG GCCTTGTCCCCGTGGCGCCTGACCGTGTCCCCGCGCACACTGctcttcttggccacctggcccTTCGTCACCCAGTGGCTGCTGCGCcactggcagggcaggaagagGTGACCCCCGAGCACGCGTCCCCGCCGCCACCGCCACCCCTCCTCGCCATCCCGCTTCGCACGGAGCCACGCGGGAATCGCCTCAGCAGCCACCGGGCCCGCCCGGGGAACCGGCACCGACACTCAGGGCCAGCACCGGCCACCACGCCGCCGCCACGCACAGacggagcaggagcagccccgggcccgtCCCGGCCTCCGGGGCCGCTGGGACATCACCGAACCTGCCTCAATTAA
- the ACBD4 gene encoding acyl-CoA-binding domain-containing protein 4 isoform X3, translating to MLRFYSYYKQATAGRCQGPRPGFWDPIGRYKWDAWHSLGTMSKEEAMAAYVAEMKKVAQKVIDTVPMDESTEEMFRYFEPLYEVIHDMPRPPESFFRSRGESQGQQDGPGQDGRESSPAPESPRDTLPGQQQHGQHVPGPGLAPAPEALEGSQVTSDSEGDTFSDTLEQMEPEKAGQVRGLTPKGVQAGAEPPEPHSAGQGEWGEGRRAEGSSTTDLPALGSETGGGSWDRPWPGTRSTGLVPVAPDRVPAHTALLGHLALRHPVAAAPLAGQEEVTPEHASPPPPPPLLAIPLRTEPRGNRLSSHRARPGNRHRHSGPAPATTPPPRTDGAGAAPGPSRPPGPLGHHRTCLN from the exons ATGCTGCGCTTCTACAGCTACTACAAGCAGGCGACGGCGGGGCGCTGCCAGGGCCCGCGGCCCGGTTTCTGGGACCCCATCGGCCGCTACAAATG GGAcgcctggcacagcctgggcacgATGTCCAAGGAGGAGGCGATGGCCGCGTACGTGGCGGAGATGAAGAAGGTGGCCCAGAAG GTCATTGACACCGTGCCCATGGACGAGAGCACGGAGGAGATGTTCCGCTACTTCGAGCCGCTCTACGAGGTGATCCACGACATGCCCCGGCCCCCCGAGTCCttcttcaggagcagagggg agagccaggggcagcaggatggCCCCGGCCAGGATGGCAgagagagcagcccagctccagagaGCCCCAGAGacaccctgcctgggcagcagcagcacgggcAGCACGTGCCAG gacctgggctggctcctgcccctgAGGCACTTGAGGGGAGCCAGGTGACGAGTGACTCTGAGGGGGACACGTTCAGTGACACCCTGGAGCAGATGGAGCCTGAGAAG GCCGGGCAGGTGCGGGGGCTCACCCCAAAGGGGgtccaggctggggctgagcccccagagccccacagtgctgggcagggcgAGTGGGGCGAAGGCAGAAGAGCCGAggggagcagcaccacagacctgccagccctgggctccgAGACAG ggggaggcagctgggacagaCCCTGGCCCGGCACTCGCTCCACAG GCCTTGTCCCCGTGGCGCCTGACCGTGTCCCCGCGCACACTGctcttcttggccacctggcccTTCGTCACCCAGTGGCTGCTGCGCcactggcagggcaggaagagGTGACCCCCGAGCACGCGTCCCCGCCGCCACCGCCACCCCTCCTCGCCATCCCGCTTCGCACGGAGCCACGCGGGAATCGCCTCAGCAGCCACCGGGCCCGCCCGGGGAACCGGCACCGACACTCAGGGCCAGCACCGGCCACCACGCCGCCGCCACGCACAGacggagcaggagcagccccgggcccgtCCCGGCCTCCGGGGCCGCTGGGACATCACCGAACCTGCCTCAATTAA
- the ACBD4 gene encoding acyl-CoA-binding domain-containing protein 4 isoform X5, whose amino-acid sequence MSKEEAMAAYVAEMKKVAQKVIDTVPMDESTEEMFRYFEPLYEVIHDMPRPPESFFRSRGESQGQQDGPGQDGRESSPAPESPRDTLPGQQQHGQHVPGPGLAPAPEALEGSQVTSDSEGDTFSDTLEQMEPEKAGQVRGLTPKGVQAGAEPPEPHSAGQGEWGEGRRAEGSSTTDLPALGSETGGGSWDRPWPGTRSTGLVPVAPDRVPAHTALLGHLALRHPVAAAPLAGQEEVTPEHASPPPPPPLLAIPLRTEPRGNRLSSHRARPGNRHRHSGPAPATTPPPRTDGAGAAPGPSRPPGPLGHHRTCLN is encoded by the exons ATGTCCAAGGAGGAGGCGATGGCCGCGTACGTGGCGGAGATGAAGAAGGTGGCCCAGAAG GTCATTGACACCGTGCCCATGGACGAGAGCACGGAGGAGATGTTCCGCTACTTCGAGCCGCTCTACGAGGTGATCCACGACATGCCCCGGCCCCCCGAGTCCttcttcaggagcagagggg agagccaggggcagcaggatggCCCCGGCCAGGATGGCAgagagagcagcccagctccagagaGCCCCAGAGacaccctgcctgggcagcagcagcacgggcAGCACGTGCCAG gacctgggctggctcctgcccctgAGGCACTTGAGGGGAGCCAGGTGACGAGTGACTCTGAGGGGGACACGTTCAGTGACACCCTGGAGCAGATGGAGCCTGAGAAG GCCGGGCAGGTGCGGGGGCTCACCCCAAAGGGGgtccaggctggggctgagcccccagagccccacagtgctgggcagggcgAGTGGGGCGAAGGCAGAAGAGCCGAggggagcagcaccacagacctgccagccctgggctccgAGACAG ggggaggcagctgggacagaCCCTGGCCCGGCACTCGCTCCACAG GCCTTGTCCCCGTGGCGCCTGACCGTGTCCCCGCGCACACTGctcttcttggccacctggcccTTCGTCACCCAGTGGCTGCTGCGCcactggcagggcaggaagagGTGACCCCCGAGCACGCGTCCCCGCCGCCACCGCCACCCCTCCTCGCCATCCCGCTTCGCACGGAGCCACGCGGGAATCGCCTCAGCAGCCACCGGGCCCGCCCGGGGAACCGGCACCGACACTCAGGGCCAGCACCGGCCACCACGCCGCCGCCACGCACAGacggagcaggagcagccccgggcccgtCCCGGCCTCCGGGGCCGCTGGGACATCACCGAACCTGCCTCAATTAA
- the ACBD4 gene encoding acyl-CoA-binding domain-containing protein 4 isoform X2, whose product MEEPGCGAQFRAAVQVIQGLPRSGAYRPSYEEMLRFYSYYKQATAGRCQGPRPGFWDPIGRYKWDAWHSLGTMSKEEAMAAYVAEMKKVAQKVIDTVPMDESTEEMFRYFEPLYEVIHDMPRPPESFFRSRGESQGQQDGPGQDGRESSPAPESPRDTLPGQQQHGQHVPGPGLAPAPEALEGSQVTSDSEGDTFSDTLEQMEPEKAGQVRGLTPKGVQAGAEPPEPHSAGQGEWGEGRRAEGSSTTDLPALGSETDVRLAAGDPGSSPELGPGLAAELEAHVASTVRALQEELRRVRERLSRLETLGTAQGEAAGTDPGPALAPQALSPWRLTVSPRTLLFLATWPFVTQWLLRHWQGRKR is encoded by the exons ATGGAGGAGCCGGGCTGCGGGGCGCAGTTCCGCGCCGCCGTGCAGGTGATCCAGGGGCTGCCGCGGAGCG GTGCGTACCGGCCCTCCTACGAGGAGATGCTGCGCTTCTACAGCTACTACAAGCAGGCGACGGCGGGGCGCTGCCAGGGCCCGCGGCCCGGTTTCTGGGACCCCATCGGCCGCTACAAATG GGAcgcctggcacagcctgggcacgATGTCCAAGGAGGAGGCGATGGCCGCGTACGTGGCGGAGATGAAGAAGGTGGCCCAGAAG GTCATTGACACCGTGCCCATGGACGAGAGCACGGAGGAGATGTTCCGCTACTTCGAGCCGCTCTACGAGGTGATCCACGACATGCCCCGGCCCCCCGAGTCCttcttcaggagcagagggg agagccaggggcagcaggatggCCCCGGCCAGGATGGCAgagagagcagcccagctccagagaGCCCCAGAGacaccctgcctgggcagcagcagcacgggcAGCACGTGCCAG gacctgggctggctcctgcccctgAGGCACTTGAGGGGAGCCAGGTGACGAGTGACTCTGAGGGGGACACGTTCAGTGACACCCTGGAGCAGATGGAGCCTGAGAAG GCCGGGCAGGTGCGGGGGCTCACCCCAAAGGGGgtccaggctggggctgagcccccagagccccacagtgctgggcagggcgAGTGGGGCGAAGGCAGAAGAGCCGAggggagcagcaccacagacctgccagccctgggctccgAGACAG ATGTCCGGCTGGCCGCGGGGGACCccgggagcagccccgagcTGGGCCCGGGGCTGGCGGCGGAGCTGGAGGCGCACGTGGCCAGCACGGTGCGGgcgctgcaggaggagctgcggCGGGTGCGGGAGAGGCTGAGCCGGCTGGAGACGCTCGGCACTGCCCAG ggggaggcagctgggacagaCCCTGGCCCGGCACTCGCTCCACAG GCCTTGTCCCCGTGGCGCCTGACCGTGTCCCCGCGCACACTGctcttcttggccacctggcccTTCGTCACCCAGTGGCTGCTGCGCcactggcagggcaggaagagGTGA
- the HEXIM1 gene encoding protein HEXIM1: MADAAPAEPGQEPQCEPELRSEPEALLEPQSEPEPQPERGEAPTEDGDAGRLPPPGAEAVAGGAEGRPPAGGAGRPGLGPRYRAVGRTEEWPVKKKHRRRPSKKKRRWKPYSKLSWEEKQQFDERQSLRASRLRAEMFAKGQPVAPYNTTQFLMEDHDQEEPDLKTGLYPRRAAAKSDDTSEEDFLDDAADEDGGSDGMGGDGSEFLQRDFSETYERYHVESLQNMSKQELVKEYLELEKCLSRMEEENNRLRMESKKAGGEAADPARVQALEREVDRLRAENLRLLREQELPRQEKGPCKPGE, translated from the coding sequence ATGGCCGACGCGGCGCCCGCTGAACCGGGGCAGGAGCCCCAGTGCGAACCGGAGCTTCGCTCCGAGCCCGAGGCGCTGCTGGAGCCGCAGTCCGAGCCCGAGCCGCAGCCCGAGCGCGGAGAGGCGCCGACGGAGGACGGCGATGCCGGGCGGCTGCCGCCCCCCGGGGCGGAGGCGGTGGCGGGCGGCGCCGAGGGGCGGCCGccggcgggcggagcggggcgtCCCGGCCTGGGCCCGCGGTACCGGGCCGTGGGACGCACCGAGGAGTGGCCGGTGAAGAAGAAGCACCGTCGGCGGCCGTCGAAGAAGAAGCGGCGCTGGAAGCCGTACTCgaagctgagctgggaggagaagcagcagttcGACGAGCGGCAGAGCCTCCGCGCCTCCCGGCTGCGAGCGGAGATGTTCGCCAAGGGGCAGCCGGTGGCTCCCTACAACACCACGCAGTTCCTCATGGAGGACCATGACCAGGAGGAGCCCGACCTGAAAACCGGGCTGTACCCGCGGCGAGCGGCCGCCAAGTCGGACGACACGAGCGAGGAGGATTTCCTGGACGACGCGGCGGACGAGGACGGGGGCAGCGACGGGATGGGGGGGGACGGCAGCGAGTTTCTGCAGAGGGACTTCTCGGAGACGTACGAGCGGTACCATGTGGAGAGCCTGCAGAACATGAGCAagcaggagctggtgaaggagtacctggagctggagaagtGCCTGTCGCGCATGGAGGAGGAGAACAACCGGCTGAGGATGGAGAGCAAAAAAGCCGGAGGGGAGGCGGCGGACCCAGCGCGGGTGCAGGCGCTGGAGCGGGAGGTGGACAGGCTGCGAGCCGAGAACCTGCGGCTGCTgcgggagcaggagctgccccggCAGGAAAAGGGCCCCTGCAAGCCGGGGGAGTGA
- the ACBD4 gene encoding acyl-CoA-binding domain-containing protein 4 isoform X1 — MEEPGCGAQFRAAVQVIQGLPRSGAYRPSYEEMLRFYSYYKQATAGRCQGPRPGFWDPIGRYKWDAWHSLGTMSKEEAMAAYVAEMKKVAQKVIDTVPMDESTEEMFRYFEPLYEVIHDMPRPPESFFRSRGESQGQQDGPGQDGRESSPAPESPRDTLPGQQQHGQHVPGPGLAPAPEALEGSQVTSDSEGDTFSDTLEQMEPEKAGQVRGLTPKGVQAGAEPPEPHSAGQGEWGEGRRAEGSSTTDLPALGSETGGGSWDRPWPGTRSTGLVPVAPDRVPAHTALLGHLALRHPVAAAPLAGQEEVTPEHASPPPPPPLLAIPLRTEPRGNRLSSHRARPGNRHRHSGPAPATTPPPRTDGAGAAPGPSRPPGPLGHHRTCLN; from the exons ATGGAGGAGCCGGGCTGCGGGGCGCAGTTCCGCGCCGCCGTGCAGGTGATCCAGGGGCTGCCGCGGAGCG GTGCGTACCGGCCCTCCTACGAGGAGATGCTGCGCTTCTACAGCTACTACAAGCAGGCGACGGCGGGGCGCTGCCAGGGCCCGCGGCCCGGTTTCTGGGACCCCATCGGCCGCTACAAATG GGAcgcctggcacagcctgggcacgATGTCCAAGGAGGAGGCGATGGCCGCGTACGTGGCGGAGATGAAGAAGGTGGCCCAGAAG GTCATTGACACCGTGCCCATGGACGAGAGCACGGAGGAGATGTTCCGCTACTTCGAGCCGCTCTACGAGGTGATCCACGACATGCCCCGGCCCCCCGAGTCCttcttcaggagcagagggg agagccaggggcagcaggatggCCCCGGCCAGGATGGCAgagagagcagcccagctccagagaGCCCCAGAGacaccctgcctgggcagcagcagcacgggcAGCACGTGCCAG gacctgggctggctcctgcccctgAGGCACTTGAGGGGAGCCAGGTGACGAGTGACTCTGAGGGGGACACGTTCAGTGACACCCTGGAGCAGATGGAGCCTGAGAAG GCCGGGCAGGTGCGGGGGCTCACCCCAAAGGGGgtccaggctggggctgagcccccagagccccacagtgctgggcagggcgAGTGGGGCGAAGGCAGAAGAGCCGAggggagcagcaccacagacctgccagccctgggctccgAGACAG ggggaggcagctgggacagaCCCTGGCCCGGCACTCGCTCCACAG GCCTTGTCCCCGTGGCGCCTGACCGTGTCCCCGCGCACACTGctcttcttggccacctggcccTTCGTCACCCAGTGGCTGCTGCGCcactggcagggcaggaagagGTGACCCCCGAGCACGCGTCCCCGCCGCCACCGCCACCCCTCCTCGCCATCCCGCTTCGCACGGAGCCACGCGGGAATCGCCTCAGCAGCCACCGGGCCCGCCCGGGGAACCGGCACCGACACTCAGGGCCAGCACCGGCCACCACGCCGCCGCCACGCACAGacggagcaggagcagccccgggcccgtCCCGGCCTCCGGGGCCGCTGGGACATCACCGAACCTGCCTCAATTAA